A stretch of the Macaca mulatta isolate MMU2019108-1 chromosome 14, T2T-MMU8v2.0, whole genome shotgun sequence genome encodes the following:
- the SYT8 gene encoding synaptotagmin-8 isoform X6: MGHPPDSPSALAPAGTTAIPGLIPDLIAGTPCALAAGVLVVSCLLCAACCCCRRHRKKPRDKEAVGLGSARGITTTHLVQPDVDSLESSPGGAQQWGRLQLSLEYDFGSQEIRVGLRQAADLRPGGTVDPYARVSVSTQSGHRHETKVHRGTLCPVFDETCCFHVQLFNFKRFSGHEPLGELRLPLGTVDLQHVLEHWYPLGPPAATEPEQVAELCFSLRYVPSSGRLTVVVLEARGLRPGLAEPYVKVQLMLNQRKWKKRKTATRKGTAAPYFNEAFTFMVPFSQVQVGLREAGAERDPVPDHEDHSLSPPTPTHGLSLHRMWTWCWPSGTAACRSGLSPWARCTWVPGPRGSPCNTGQTCWPTPGGPLPSGTPCSQPGRWTACWPCSPACACTCPCPTPERAACLGLPAEPRHLPRPPCRTTAINAFSCHCVSGWSLEGM, translated from the exons ATGGGGCACCCACCAGACTCTCCCAGTGCCCTGGCCCCAGCTGGTACCACAGCTATACCTGGGCTTATTCCAGACCTCATCGCCGGGACCCCCT GCGCCCTTGCCGCAGGCGTCCTCGTCGTCTCCTGCCTCCTCTGTGctgcctgctgctgctgccgccgccacAGGAAGAAGCCCAGGGACAAGGAGGCGGTGGGTCTGGGCAGTGCCCGTGGCATCACCACCACCCACCTG GTGCAGCCTGATGTGGATAGCCTGGAGTCCAGTCCGGGGGGCGCTCAGCAATGGGGGCGCCTGCAGCTGTCCCTGGAGTACGACTTTGGAAGCCAGGAG ATCAGGGTGGGCCTGAGGCAGGCAGCCGACCTGAGGCCCGGGGGCACCGTGGACCCCTATGCGCGGGTCAGCGTCTCCACCCAGTCCGGGCACAGACACGAGACAAAGGTGCACCGAGGCACGCTCTGCCCTGTGTTTGACGAGACCTGCTGCTTCCAC GTGCAGCTTTTCAACTTCAAGCGCTTCTCGGGGCATGAGCCCCTGGGTGAGCTCCGCCTGCCACTGGGCACCGTGGATCTACAGCACGTTCTGGAGCACTGGTACCCGCTGGGTCCGCCGGCTGCCACTGAG CCCGAGCAGGTGGCAGAGCTGTGCTTCTCCCTCCGGTACGTGCCCAGCTCAGGCCGGCTGACCGTGGTGGTGCTGGAGGCTCGAGGCCTGCGTCCAGGACTGGCAG AGCCCTACGTGAAGGTCCAGCTCATGCTGAACCAGAGGaagtggaagaagagaaagacagcCACCAGAAAGGGCACGGCTGCCCCCTACTTCAACGAGGCCTTCACCTTCATGGTGCCCTTCAGTCAGGTCCAGGTGGGTCTCCGGGAGGCAGGGGCAGAGCGGGACCCAGTGCCGGACCACGAAGACCACAGTCTTTCTCCTCCAACTCCGACACATGGCCTGTCTCTGCACAGAATGTGGACCTGGTGCTGGCCGTCTGGGACCGCGGCCTGCCGCTCCGGGCTGAGCCCGTGGGCAAGGTGCACCTGGGTGCCCGGGCCTCGGGGCAGCCCCTGCAACACTGGGCAGACATGCTGGCCCACGCCCGGCGGCCCATTGCCCAGTGGCACCCCCTGCAGCCAGCCAGGGAGGTGGACCGCGTGCTGGCCCTGCAGCCCCGCCTGCGCCTGCACCTGCCCTTGCCCCACTCCTGAACGCGCCGCGTGCCTCGGTCTCCCCGCTGAGCCCAGGCACTTGCCCAGGCCGCCCTGCAGGACCACTGCAATAAACGCCTTCTCCTGCCACTGTGTGTCTGGCTGGAGCCTGGAGGGGATGTAG
- the SYT8 gene encoding synaptotagmin-8 isoform X14 — protein sequence MGHPPDSPSALAPAGTTAIPGLIPDLIAGTPWPRWALIAGALAAGVLVVSCLLCAACCCCRRHRKKPRDKEAVGLGSARGITTTHLVQPDVDSLESSPGGAQQWGRLQLSLEYDFGSQEIRVGLRQAADLRPGGTVDPYARVSVSTQSGHRHETKVHRGTLCPVFDETCCFHLRPADRGGAGGSRPASRTGRALREGPAHAEPEEVEEEKDSHQKGHGCPLLQRGLHLHGALQSGPGGSPGGRGRAGPSAGPRRPQSFSSNSDTWPVSAQNVDLVLAVWDRGLPLRAEPVGKVHLGARASGQPLQHWADMLAHARRPIAQWHPLQPAREVDRVLALQPRLRLHLPLPHS from the exons ATGGGGCACCCACCAGACTCTCCCAGTGCCCTGGCCCCAGCTGGTACCACAGCTATACCTGGGCTTATTCCAGACCTCATCGCCGGGACCCCCT GGCCCCGCTGGGCTCTCATTGCAGGCGCCCTTGCCGCAGGCGTCCTCGTCGTCTCCTGCCTCCTCTGTGctgcctgctgctgctgccgccgccacAGGAAGAAGCCCAGGGACAAGGAGGCGGTGGGTCTGGGCAGTGCCCGTGGCATCACCACCACCCACCTG GTGCAGCCTGATGTGGATAGCCTGGAGTCCAGTCCGGGGGGCGCTCAGCAATGGGGGCGCCTGCAGCTGTCCCTGGAGTACGACTTTGGAAGCCAGGAG ATCAGGGTGGGCCTGAGGCAGGCAGCCGACCTGAGGCCCGGGGGCACCGTGGACCCCTATGCGCGGGTCAGCGTCTCCACCCAGTCCGGGCACAGACACGAGACAAAGGTGCACCGAGGCACGCTCTGCCCTGTGTTTGACGAGACCTGCTGCTTCCAC CTCAGGCCGGCTGACCGTGGTGGTGCTGGAGGCTCGAGGCCTGCGTCCAGGACTGGCAG AGCCCTACGTGAAGGTCCAGCTCATGCTGAACCAGAGGaagtggaagaagagaaagacagcCACCAGAAAGGGCACGGCTGCCCCCTACTTCAACGAGGCCTTCACCTTCATGGTGCCCTTCAGTCAGGTCCAGGTGGGTCTCCGGGAGGCAGGGGCAGAGCGGGACCCAGTGCCGGACCACGAAGACCACAGTCTTTCTCCTCCAACTCCGACACATGGCCTGTCTCTGCACAGAATGTGGACCTGGTGCTGGCCGTCTGGGACCGCGGCCTGCCGCTCCGGGCTGAGCCCGTGGGCAAGGTGCACCTGGGTGCCCGGGCCTCGGGGCAGCCCCTGCAACACTGGGCAGACATGCTGGCCCACGCCCGGCGGCCCATTGCCCAGTGGCACCCCCTGCAGCCAGCCAGGGAGGTGGACCGCGTGCTGGCCCTGCAGCCCCGCCTGCGCCTGCACCTGCCCTTGCCCCACTCCTGA
- the SYT8 gene encoding synaptotagmin-8 isoform X5, whose product MGHPPDSPSALAPAGTTAIPGLIPDLIAGTPWPRWALIAGALAAGVLVVSCLLCAACCCCRRHRKKPRDKEAVGLGSARGITTTHLVQPDVDSLESSPGGAQQWGRLQLSLEYDFGSQEIRVGLRQAADLRPGGTVDPYARVSVSTQSGHRHETKVHRGTLCPVFDETCCFHVQLFNFKRFSGHEPLGELRLPLGTVDLQHVLEHWYPLGPPAATEPEQVAELCFSLRYVPSSGRLTVVVLEARGLRPGLAEPYVKVQLMLNQRKWKKRKTATRKGTAAPYFNEAFTFMVPFSQVQVGLREAGAERDPVPDHEDHSLSPPTPTHGLSLHRMWTWCWPSGTAACRSGLSPWARCTWVPGPRGSPCNTGQTCWPTPGGPLPSGTPCSQPGRWTACWPCSPACACTCPCPTPERAACLGLPAEPRHLPRPPCRTTAINAFSCHCVSGWSLEGM is encoded by the exons ATGGGGCACCCACCAGACTCTCCCAGTGCCCTGGCCCCAGCTGGTACCACAGCTATACCTGGGCTTATTCCAGACCTCATCGCCGGGACCCCCT GGCCCCGCTGGGCTCTCATTGCAGGCGCCCTTGCCGCAGGCGTCCTCGTCGTCTCCTGCCTCCTCTGTGctgcctgctgctgctgccgccgccacAGGAAGAAGCCCAGGGACAAGGAGGCGGTGGGTCTGGGCAGTGCCCGTGGCATCACCACCACCCACCTG GTGCAGCCTGATGTGGATAGCCTGGAGTCCAGTCCGGGGGGCGCTCAGCAATGGGGGCGCCTGCAGCTGTCCCTGGAGTACGACTTTGGAAGCCAGGAG ATCAGGGTGGGCCTGAGGCAGGCAGCCGACCTGAGGCCCGGGGGCACCGTGGACCCCTATGCGCGGGTCAGCGTCTCCACCCAGTCCGGGCACAGACACGAGACAAAGGTGCACCGAGGCACGCTCTGCCCTGTGTTTGACGAGACCTGCTGCTTCCAC GTGCAGCTTTTCAACTTCAAGCGCTTCTCGGGGCATGAGCCCCTGGGTGAGCTCCGCCTGCCACTGGGCACCGTGGATCTACAGCACGTTCTGGAGCACTGGTACCCGCTGGGTCCGCCGGCTGCCACTGAG CCCGAGCAGGTGGCAGAGCTGTGCTTCTCCCTCCGGTACGTGCCCAGCTCAGGCCGGCTGACCGTGGTGGTGCTGGAGGCTCGAGGCCTGCGTCCAGGACTGGCAG AGCCCTACGTGAAGGTCCAGCTCATGCTGAACCAGAGGaagtggaagaagagaaagacagcCACCAGAAAGGGCACGGCTGCCCCCTACTTCAACGAGGCCTTCACCTTCATGGTGCCCTTCAGTCAGGTCCAGGTGGGTCTCCGGGAGGCAGGGGCAGAGCGGGACCCAGTGCCGGACCACGAAGACCACAGTCTTTCTCCTCCAACTCCGACACATGGCCTGTCTCTGCACAGAATGTGGACCTGGTGCTGGCCGTCTGGGACCGCGGCCTGCCGCTCCGGGCTGAGCCCGTGGGCAAGGTGCACCTGGGTGCCCGGGCCTCGGGGCAGCCCCTGCAACACTGGGCAGACATGCTGGCCCACGCCCGGCGGCCCATTGCCCAGTGGCACCCCCTGCAGCCAGCCAGGGAGGTGGACCGCGTGCTGGCCCTGCAGCCCCGCCTGCGCCTGCACCTGCCCTTGCCCCACTCCTGAACGCGCCGCGTGCCTCGGTCTCCCCGCTGAGCCCAGGCACTTGCCCAGGCCGCCCTGCAGGACCACTGCAATAAACGCCTTCTCCTGCCACTGTGTGTCTGGCTGGAGCCTGGAGGGGATGTAG
- the SYT8 gene encoding synaptotagmin-8 isoform X3, whose translation MGHPPDSPSALAPAGTTAIPGLIPDLIAGTPWPRWALIAGALAAGVLVVSCLLCAACCCCRRHRKKPRDKEAVGLGSARGITTTHLVQPDVDSLESSPGGAQQWGRLQLSLEYDFGSQEIRVGLRQAADLRPGGTVDPYARVSVSTQSGHRHETKVHRGTLCPVFDETCCFHIPQAELPGTTLQVQLFNFKRFSGHEPLGELRLPLGTVDLQHVLEHWYPLGPPAATEPEQVAELCFSLRYVPSSGRLTVVVLEARGLRPGLAEPYVKVQLMLNQRKWKKRKTATRKGTAAPYFNEAFTFMVPFSQVQVGLREAGAERDPVPDHEDHSLSPPTPTHGLSLHRMWTWCWPSGTAACRSGLSPWARCTWVPGPRGSPCNTGQTCWPTPGGPLPSGTPCSQPGRWTACWPCSPACACTCPCPTPERAACLGLPAEPRHLPRPPCRTTAINAFSCHCVSGWSLEGM comes from the exons ATGGGGCACCCACCAGACTCTCCCAGTGCCCTGGCCCCAGCTGGTACCACAGCTATACCTGGGCTTATTCCAGACCTCATCGCCGGGACCCCCT GGCCCCGCTGGGCTCTCATTGCAGGCGCCCTTGCCGCAGGCGTCCTCGTCGTCTCCTGCCTCCTCTGTGctgcctgctgctgctgccgccgccacAGGAAGAAGCCCAGGGACAAGGAGGCGGTGGGTCTGGGCAGTGCCCGTGGCATCACCACCACCCACCTG GTGCAGCCTGATGTGGATAGCCTGGAGTCCAGTCCGGGGGGCGCTCAGCAATGGGGGCGCCTGCAGCTGTCCCTGGAGTACGACTTTGGAAGCCAGGAG ATCAGGGTGGGCCTGAGGCAGGCAGCCGACCTGAGGCCCGGGGGCACCGTGGACCCCTATGCGCGGGTCAGCGTCTCCACCCAGTCCGGGCACAGACACGAGACAAAGGTGCACCGAGGCACGCTCTGCCCTGTGTTTGACGAGACCTGCTGCTTCCAC ATCCCGCAGGCGGAGCTGCCGGGGACCACCCTGCAGGTGCAGCTTTTCAACTTCAAGCGCTTCTCGGGGCATGAGCCCCTGGGTGAGCTCCGCCTGCCACTGGGCACCGTGGATCTACAGCACGTTCTGGAGCACTGGTACCCGCTGGGTCCGCCGGCTGCCACTGAG CCCGAGCAGGTGGCAGAGCTGTGCTTCTCCCTCCGGTACGTGCCCAGCTCAGGCCGGCTGACCGTGGTGGTGCTGGAGGCTCGAGGCCTGCGTCCAGGACTGGCAG AGCCCTACGTGAAGGTCCAGCTCATGCTGAACCAGAGGaagtggaagaagagaaagacagcCACCAGAAAGGGCACGGCTGCCCCCTACTTCAACGAGGCCTTCACCTTCATGGTGCCCTTCAGTCAGGTCCAGGTGGGTCTCCGGGAGGCAGGGGCAGAGCGGGACCCAGTGCCGGACCACGAAGACCACAGTCTTTCTCCTCCAACTCCGACACATGGCCTGTCTCTGCACAGAATGTGGACCTGGTGCTGGCCGTCTGGGACCGCGGCCTGCCGCTCCGGGCTGAGCCCGTGGGCAAGGTGCACCTGGGTGCCCGGGCCTCGGGGCAGCCCCTGCAACACTGGGCAGACATGCTGGCCCACGCCCGGCGGCCCATTGCCCAGTGGCACCCCCTGCAGCCAGCCAGGGAGGTGGACCGCGTGCTGGCCCTGCAGCCCCGCCTGCGCCTGCACCTGCCCTTGCCCCACTCCTGAACGCGCCGCGTGCCTCGGTCTCCCCGCTGAGCCCAGGCACTTGCCCAGGCCGCCCTGCAGGACCACTGCAATAAACGCCTTCTCCTGCCACTGTGTGTCTGGCTGGAGCCTGGAGGGGATGTAG
- the SYT8 gene encoding synaptotagmin-8 isoform X9, translating to MGHPPDSPSALAPAGTTAIPGLIPDLIAGTPWPRWALIAGALAAGVLVVSCLLCAACCCCRRHRKKPRDKEAVGLGSARGITTTHLVQPDVDSLESSPGGAQQWGRLQLSLEYDFGSQEIRVGLRQAADLRPGGTVDPYARVSVSTQSGHRHETKVHRGTLCPVFDETCCFHVSQGWSAGWAWTAGWAWAGAAGPGSRRCLRSRRRSCRGPPCRCSFSTSSASRGMSPWVSSACHWAPWIYSTFWSTGTRWVRRLPLSSGRLTVVVLEARGLRPGLAEPYVKVQLMLNQRKWKKRKTATRKGTAAPYFNEAFTFMVPFSQVQNVDLVLAVWDRGLPLRAEPVGKVHLGARASGQPLQHWADMLAHARRPIAQWHPLQPAREVDRVLALQPRLRLHLPLPHS from the exons ATGGGGCACCCACCAGACTCTCCCAGTGCCCTGGCCCCAGCTGGTACCACAGCTATACCTGGGCTTATTCCAGACCTCATCGCCGGGACCCCCT GGCCCCGCTGGGCTCTCATTGCAGGCGCCCTTGCCGCAGGCGTCCTCGTCGTCTCCTGCCTCCTCTGTGctgcctgctgctgctgccgccgccacAGGAAGAAGCCCAGGGACAAGGAGGCGGTGGGTCTGGGCAGTGCCCGTGGCATCACCACCACCCACCTG GTGCAGCCTGATGTGGATAGCCTGGAGTCCAGTCCGGGGGGCGCTCAGCAATGGGGGCGCCTGCAGCTGTCCCTGGAGTACGACTTTGGAAGCCAGGAG ATCAGGGTGGGCCTGAGGCAGGCAGCCGACCTGAGGCCCGGGGGCACCGTGGACCCCTATGCGCGGGTCAGCGTCTCCACCCAGTCCGGGCACAGACACGAGACAAAGGTGCACCGAGGCACGCTCTGCCCTGTGTTTGACGAGACCTGCTGCTTCCACGTGAGTCAGGGATGGTCGGCTGGGTGGGCCTGGACAGCTGGGTGGGCCTGGGCTGGGGCAGCAGGGCCTGGTTCACGCCGCTGCCTCAGATCCCGCAGGCGGAGCTGCCGGGGACCACCCTGCAGGTGCAGCTTTTCAACTTCAAGCGCTTCTCGGGGCATGAGCCCCTGGGTGAGCTCCGCCTGCCACTGGGCACCGTGGATCTACAGCACGTTCTGGAGCACTGGTACCCGCTGGGTCCGCCGGCTGCCACTGAG CTCAGGCCGGCTGACCGTGGTGGTGCTGGAGGCTCGAGGCCTGCGTCCAGGACTGGCAG AGCCCTACGTGAAGGTCCAGCTCATGCTGAACCAGAGGaagtggaagaagagaaagacagcCACCAGAAAGGGCACGGCTGCCCCCTACTTCAACGAGGCCTTCACCTTCATGGTGCCCTTCAGTCAGGTCCAG AATGTGGACCTGGTGCTGGCCGTCTGGGACCGCGGCCTGCCGCTCCGGGCTGAGCCCGTGGGCAAGGTGCACCTGGGTGCCCGGGCCTCGGGGCAGCCCCTGCAACACTGGGCAGACATGCTGGCCCACGCCCGGCGGCCCATTGCCCAGTGGCACCCCCTGCAGCCAGCCAGGGAGGTGGACCGCGTGCTGGCCCTGCAGCCCCGCCTGCGCCTGCACCTGCCCTTGCCCCACTCCTGA
- the SYT8 gene encoding synaptotagmin-8 isoform X8, with the protein MGHPPDSPSALAPAGTTAIPGLIPDLIAGTPWPRWALIAGALAAGVLVVSCLLCAACCCCRRHRKKPRDKEAVGLGSARGITTTHLVQPDVDSLESSPGGAQQWGRLQLSLEYDFGSQEIRVGLRQAADLRPGGTVDPYARVSVSTQSGHRHETKVHRGTLCPVFDETCCFHIPQAELPGTTLQVQLFNFKRFSGHEPLGELRLPLGTVDLQHVLEHWYPLGPPAATELRPADRGGAGGSRPASRTGRALREGPAHAEPEEVEEEKDSHQKGHGCPLLQRGLHLHGALQSGPGGSPGGRGRAGPSAGPRRPQSFSSNSDTWPVSAQNVDLVLAVWDRGLPLRAEPVGKVHLGARASGQPLQHWADMLAHARRPIAQWHPLQPAREVDRVLALQPRLRLHLPLPHS; encoded by the exons ATGGGGCACCCACCAGACTCTCCCAGTGCCCTGGCCCCAGCTGGTACCACAGCTATACCTGGGCTTATTCCAGACCTCATCGCCGGGACCCCCT GGCCCCGCTGGGCTCTCATTGCAGGCGCCCTTGCCGCAGGCGTCCTCGTCGTCTCCTGCCTCCTCTGTGctgcctgctgctgctgccgccgccacAGGAAGAAGCCCAGGGACAAGGAGGCGGTGGGTCTGGGCAGTGCCCGTGGCATCACCACCACCCACCTG GTGCAGCCTGATGTGGATAGCCTGGAGTCCAGTCCGGGGGGCGCTCAGCAATGGGGGCGCCTGCAGCTGTCCCTGGAGTACGACTTTGGAAGCCAGGAG ATCAGGGTGGGCCTGAGGCAGGCAGCCGACCTGAGGCCCGGGGGCACCGTGGACCCCTATGCGCGGGTCAGCGTCTCCACCCAGTCCGGGCACAGACACGAGACAAAGGTGCACCGAGGCACGCTCTGCCCTGTGTTTGACGAGACCTGCTGCTTCCAC ATCCCGCAGGCGGAGCTGCCGGGGACCACCCTGCAGGTGCAGCTTTTCAACTTCAAGCGCTTCTCGGGGCATGAGCCCCTGGGTGAGCTCCGCCTGCCACTGGGCACCGTGGATCTACAGCACGTTCTGGAGCACTGGTACCCGCTGGGTCCGCCGGCTGCCACTGAG CTCAGGCCGGCTGACCGTGGTGGTGCTGGAGGCTCGAGGCCTGCGTCCAGGACTGGCAG AGCCCTACGTGAAGGTCCAGCTCATGCTGAACCAGAGGaagtggaagaagagaaagacagcCACCAGAAAGGGCACGGCTGCCCCCTACTTCAACGAGGCCTTCACCTTCATGGTGCCCTTCAGTCAGGTCCAGGTGGGTCTCCGGGAGGCAGGGGCAGAGCGGGACCCAGTGCCGGACCACGAAGACCACAGTCTTTCTCCTCCAACTCCGACACATGGCCTGTCTCTGCACAGAATGTGGACCTGGTGCTGGCCGTCTGGGACCGCGGCCTGCCGCTCCGGGCTGAGCCCGTGGGCAAGGTGCACCTGGGTGCCCGGGCCTCGGGGCAGCCCCTGCAACACTGGGCAGACATGCTGGCCCACGCCCGGCGGCCCATTGCCCAGTGGCACCCCCTGCAGCCAGCCAGGGAGGTGGACCGCGTGCTGGCCCTGCAGCCCCGCCTGCGCCTGCACCTGCCCTTGCCCCACTCCTGA
- the SYT8 gene encoding synaptotagmin-8 isoform X16, translating into MGHPPDSPSALAPAGTTAIPGLIPDLIAGTPWPRWALIAGALAAGVLVVSCLLCAACCCCRRHRKKPRDKEAVGLGSARGITTTHLVQPDVDSLESSPGGAQQWGRLQLSLEYDFGSQEIRVGLRQAADLRPGGTVDPYARVSVSTQSGHRHETKVHRGTLCPVFDETCCFHIPQAELPGTTLQVQLFNFKRFSGHEPLGELRLPLGTVDLQHVLEHWYPLGPPAATEPEQVAELCFSLRYVPSSGRLTVVVLEARGLRPGLAEPYVKVQLMLNQRKWKKRKTATRKGTAAPYFNEAFTFMVPFSQVQAPSSGPQDGR; encoded by the exons ATGGGGCACCCACCAGACTCTCCCAGTGCCCTGGCCCCAGCTGGTACCACAGCTATACCTGGGCTTATTCCAGACCTCATCGCCGGGACCCCCT GGCCCCGCTGGGCTCTCATTGCAGGCGCCCTTGCCGCAGGCGTCCTCGTCGTCTCCTGCCTCCTCTGTGctgcctgctgctgctgccgccgccacAGGAAGAAGCCCAGGGACAAGGAGGCGGTGGGTCTGGGCAGTGCCCGTGGCATCACCACCACCCACCTG GTGCAGCCTGATGTGGATAGCCTGGAGTCCAGTCCGGGGGGCGCTCAGCAATGGGGGCGCCTGCAGCTGTCCCTGGAGTACGACTTTGGAAGCCAGGAG ATCAGGGTGGGCCTGAGGCAGGCAGCCGACCTGAGGCCCGGGGGCACCGTGGACCCCTATGCGCGGGTCAGCGTCTCCACCCAGTCCGGGCACAGACACGAGACAAAGGTGCACCGAGGCACGCTCTGCCCTGTGTTTGACGAGACCTGCTGCTTCCAC ATCCCGCAGGCGGAGCTGCCGGGGACCACCCTGCAGGTGCAGCTTTTCAACTTCAAGCGCTTCTCGGGGCATGAGCCCCTGGGTGAGCTCCGCCTGCCACTGGGCACCGTGGATCTACAGCACGTTCTGGAGCACTGGTACCCGCTGGGTCCGCCGGCTGCCACTGAG CCCGAGCAGGTGGCAGAGCTGTGCTTCTCCCTCCGGTACGTGCCCAGCTCAGGCCGGCTGACCGTGGTGGTGCTGGAGGCTCGAGGCCTGCGTCCAGGACTGGCAG AGCCCTACGTGAAGGTCCAGCTCATGCTGAACCAGAGGaagtggaagaagagaaagacagcCACCAGAAAGGGCACGGCTGCCCCCTACTTCAACGAGGCCTTCACCTTCATGGTGCCCTTCAGTCAGGTCCAG GCTCCAAGCTCAGGACCTCAGGATGGGAGA TGA
- the SYT8 gene encoding synaptotagmin-8 isoform X15 produces MGHPPDSPSALAPAGTTAIPGLIPDLIAGTPWPRWALIAGALAAGVLVVSCLLCAACCCCRRHRKKPRDKEAVGLGSARGITTTHLVQPDVDSLESSPGGAQQWGRLQLSLEYDFGSQEIRVGLRQAADLRPGGTVDPYARVSVSTQSGHRHETKVHRGTLCPVFDETCCFHVSQGWSAGWAWTAGWAWAGAAGPGSRRCLRSRRRSCRGPPCRCSFSTSSASRGMSPWVSSACHWAPWIYSTFWSTGTRWVRRLPLSSGRLTVVVLEARGLRPGLAEPYVKVQLMLNQRKWKKRKTATRKGTAAPYFNEAFTFMVPFSQVQAPSSGPQDGR; encoded by the exons ATGGGGCACCCACCAGACTCTCCCAGTGCCCTGGCCCCAGCTGGTACCACAGCTATACCTGGGCTTATTCCAGACCTCATCGCCGGGACCCCCT GGCCCCGCTGGGCTCTCATTGCAGGCGCCCTTGCCGCAGGCGTCCTCGTCGTCTCCTGCCTCCTCTGTGctgcctgctgctgctgccgccgccacAGGAAGAAGCCCAGGGACAAGGAGGCGGTGGGTCTGGGCAGTGCCCGTGGCATCACCACCACCCACCTG GTGCAGCCTGATGTGGATAGCCTGGAGTCCAGTCCGGGGGGCGCTCAGCAATGGGGGCGCCTGCAGCTGTCCCTGGAGTACGACTTTGGAAGCCAGGAG ATCAGGGTGGGCCTGAGGCAGGCAGCCGACCTGAGGCCCGGGGGCACCGTGGACCCCTATGCGCGGGTCAGCGTCTCCACCCAGTCCGGGCACAGACACGAGACAAAGGTGCACCGAGGCACGCTCTGCCCTGTGTTTGACGAGACCTGCTGCTTCCACGTGAGTCAGGGATGGTCGGCTGGGTGGGCCTGGACAGCTGGGTGGGCCTGGGCTGGGGCAGCAGGGCCTGGTTCACGCCGCTGCCTCAGATCCCGCAGGCGGAGCTGCCGGGGACCACCCTGCAGGTGCAGCTTTTCAACTTCAAGCGCTTCTCGGGGCATGAGCCCCTGGGTGAGCTCCGCCTGCCACTGGGCACCGTGGATCTACAGCACGTTCTGGAGCACTGGTACCCGCTGGGTCCGCCGGCTGCCACTGAG CTCAGGCCGGCTGACCGTGGTGGTGCTGGAGGCTCGAGGCCTGCGTCCAGGACTGGCAG AGCCCTACGTGAAGGTCCAGCTCATGCTGAACCAGAGGaagtggaagaagagaaagacagcCACCAGAAAGGGCACGGCTGCCCCCTACTTCAACGAGGCCTTCACCTTCATGGTGCCCTTCAGTCAGGTCCAG GCTCCAAGCTCAGGACCTCAGGATGGGAGA TGA
- the SYT8 gene encoding synaptotagmin-8 isoform X7, which translates to MGHPPDSPSALAPAGTTAIPGLIPDLIAGTPWPRWALIAGALAAGVLVVSCLLCAACCCCRRHRKKPRDKEAVGLGSARGITTTHLVQPDVDSLESSPGGAQQWGRLQLSLEYDFGSQEIRVGLRQAADLRPGGTVDPYARVSVSTQSGHRHETKVHRGTLCPVFDETCCFHVTAQGRAGRALRPGGQQLREPEPQLGQNHPPGLKLLLPPAARAGGRAVLLPPVRAQLRPADRGGAGGSRPASRTGRALREGPAHAEPEEVEEEKDSHQKGHGCPLLQRGLHLHGALQSGPGGSPGGRGRAGPSAGPRRPQSFSSNSDTWPVSAQNVDLVLAVWDRGLPLRAEPVGKVHLGARASGQPLQHWADMLAHARRPIAQWHPLQPAREVDRVLALQPRLRLHLPLPHS; encoded by the exons ATGGGGCACCCACCAGACTCTCCCAGTGCCCTGGCCCCAGCTGGTACCACAGCTATACCTGGGCTTATTCCAGACCTCATCGCCGGGACCCCCT GGCCCCGCTGGGCTCTCATTGCAGGCGCCCTTGCCGCAGGCGTCCTCGTCGTCTCCTGCCTCCTCTGTGctgcctgctgctgctgccgccgccacAGGAAGAAGCCCAGGGACAAGGAGGCGGTGGGTCTGGGCAGTGCCCGTGGCATCACCACCACCCACCTG GTGCAGCCTGATGTGGATAGCCTGGAGTCCAGTCCGGGGGGCGCTCAGCAATGGGGGCGCCTGCAGCTGTCCCTGGAGTACGACTTTGGAAGCCAGGAG ATCAGGGTGGGCCTGAGGCAGGCAGCCGACCTGAGGCCCGGGGGCACCGTGGACCCCTATGCGCGGGTCAGCGTCTCCACCCAGTCCGGGCACAGACACGAGACAAAGGTGCACCGAGGCACGCTCTGCCCTGTGTTTGACGAGACCTGCTGCTTCCAC GTCACAGCCCAAGGCAGAGCTGGCAGGGCCCTGAGGCCTGGTGGGCAGCAGCTGCGGGAGCCTGAACCCCAACTCGGCCAGAATCACCCTCCCGGGCTGAAGCTCCTCTTGCCGCCCGCAGCCCGAGCAGGTGGCAGAGCTGTGCTTCTCCCTCCGGTACGTGCCCAGCTCAGGCCGGCTGACCGTGGTGGTGCTGGAGGCTCGAGGCCTGCGTCCAGGACTGGCAG AGCCCTACGTGAAGGTCCAGCTCATGCTGAACCAGAGGaagtggaagaagagaaagacagcCACCAGAAAGGGCACGGCTGCCCCCTACTTCAACGAGGCCTTCACCTTCATGGTGCCCTTCAGTCAGGTCCAGGTGGGTCTCCGGGAGGCAGGGGCAGAGCGGGACCCAGTGCCGGACCACGAAGACCACAGTCTTTCTCCTCCAACTCCGACACATGGCCTGTCTCTGCACAGAATGTGGACCTGGTGCTGGCCGTCTGGGACCGCGGCCTGCCGCTCCGGGCTGAGCCCGTGGGCAAGGTGCACCTGGGTGCCCGGGCCTCGGGGCAGCCCCTGCAACACTGGGCAGACATGCTGGCCCACGCCCGGCGGCCCATTGCCCAGTGGCACCCCCTGCAGCCAGCCAGGGAGGTGGACCGCGTGCTGGCCCTGCAGCCCCGCCTGCGCCTGCACCTGCCCTTGCCCCACTCCTGA